In Lolium perenne isolate Kyuss_39 chromosome 5, Kyuss_2.0, whole genome shotgun sequence, the sequence TACAGTTCAGACTTCAGAGTGAGCCACAGCCAAAAACACAGTTATAGCAAGCTAGCTAGTGAGGAGAGATGGCGCATTTCCAGGGTCAGCAGCACGGCCACCCAACCACCCGCCTCGACGAGTACGGCAACCCCGTGACGGCCGGTTACGGCGAGGGTCTGGGTCATCTCCAGGGCCAGCAGCACGGCCATGCAACCACCGGCCGTCTCGACGAGTACGGCAACCCCGTGACGGCCGGCCACGGCGAGGGCCTGGGTCATCTCCAGGGCCAGCAGCATGGCCATCAAACCACCGGCCGCCTCGATGAGTACGGTAACCCTGTGATGGCGGGCCACGGTACAACCGGCACAGGTGCCCACGGTGCTGGGCAGGCTGGGTACGGTTCTACCGGCACTGGCAGCTACGACACCGCCGGCCACGGCCGCCAGGTGGGGTACGGTGCCACTGGCACGGGCACCCACGACGCTGGGGGCTATGGAGGATCTGGCCAGGCAGCTGGGTACGGCGCCACCGGCACTGGGATTCACGACGCCGGCGGTTTGGGCACGGGGCGTAGGGCTGGGCACGACGCCGGCGGTTTTGGAACCACGGAGCACACAGCCGGGTATGGCGCTACCGGCACCCATGGCACAGGCCAGACGACTGGGTACGGCACCGGCGAGGGTACCGGAATCACGGGCACCCATGGCACGGGCCACACAACTGGGTACGGCACCGGCACTGGCCATGGCACCGGAATCACGGGGACCCATGGCACAGGCCACACTGCTGGGTACGGCACCGGCACCGGAATCACCGGGACCCATGGCACAGGGCAAACGGCTGGCTACGGCACGGGCACGGGCACCGGAATCACCGGGACCCATGGCACAGGCCACACTGCTGGCTACGGCACCGGCACGGGCACCGGAATCACCGGGACCCATGGCACAGGCCACACTGCTGGCACCGGCACCGGAATCACCGGGACCCATGGCACGGGGCACACGGCTGGGTATGGCGCCACCGGCACCGGAATTACCGGAACTCATGGCGCCGTTGGCACCCACCCTCATGGTGGGCTAGCCGAGCACAAGACCAGCGGCACCGGCGGCATCCTCCACCGCTCTGGCAGCTCCAGCTCGGTACATAATTAACGATTCTCTGCTTTCTAGCTACGTATGTGTACAATACTTGTTTTTCTTGTGTATTTACCTGTTTTCTCTCATCAACTGTGCAGTCGTCGTCGTCTGAAGACGACGGGATGGGCGGCAGGAGGAAGAAAGGCATGAAGGAGAAGATCAAGGAGAAGATGCCCGGCGGTCACAAGGACCAGACTACAGCTACCGGTGGCTACGGGCCGGGGTACACGGGGACCACTGGCACCGGTGGGACTCACGGGTACACCGAGGGAACACACGAGAAGAAGGGCGTCATGGAGAAGATCAAGGAGAAGCTCCCTGGTGGCCACAAGGACGACCACCCGCACACAACGGCGACCGGCGGCTATGGAGCTGCTACCACTACTGGCACCACCGGGACGTACGGCACGACTGAGGGGACGCACGAGAAGAAGGGCAtgatggagaagattaaggagaagctCCCCGGCGGCCACCACTGAGCATGTCCCGTCCTGGTTCCCGAGAAACGAAGAATAATAAAGGCGAGCGAAGAACTCTCTCTGCTGTGTGCAA encodes:
- the LOC127302045 gene encoding uncharacterized protein yields the protein MAHFQGQQHGHPTTRLDEYGNPVTAGYGEGLGHLQGQQHGHATTGRLDEYGNPVTAGHGEGLGHLQGQQHGHQTTGRLDEYGNPVMAGHGTTGTGAHGAGQAGYGSTGTGSYDTAGHGRQVGYGATGTGTHDAGGYGGSGQAAGYGATGTGIHDAGGLGTGRRAGHDAGGFGTTEHTAGYGATGTHGTGQTTGYGTGEGTGITGTHGTGHTTGYGTGTGHGTGITGTHGTGHTAGYGTGTGITGTHGTGQTAGYGTGTGTGITGTHGTGHTAGYGTGTGTGITGTHGTGHTAGTGTGITGTHGTGHTAGYGATGTGITGTHGAVGTHPHGGLAEHKTSGTGGILHRSGSSSSSSSSEDDGMGGRRKKGMKEKIKEKMPGGHKDQTTATGGYGPGYTGTTGTGGTHGYTEGTHEKKGVMEKIKEKLPGGHKDDHPHTTATGGYGAATTTGTTGTYGTTEGTHEKKGMMEKIKEKLPGGHH